The following are from one region of the Aequoribacter fuscus genome:
- a CDS encoding histidine phosphatase family protein, which produces MIELAFVRHGEAAHSWGEHTDPGLSELGKQQAEHAAYTLTGIAPSELVLISSPKLRAQETAAPLADLRSAPVMIDANFQEVPSVTDLANRQEWLKSLMRSRWSEVKEPVVNTWRDNIIEGVHRLGHHSVIFTHFMVLNVIIGHVRQDDRVLQFWPDNASITRCRLNNGTLELVELGAELDTQVN; this is translated from the coding sequence ATGATCGAACTTGCCTTTGTTCGACACGGCGAAGCAGCGCATAGCTGGGGGGAGCATACCGATCCCGGTCTAAGCGAGTTGGGCAAACAACAAGCGGAACATGCAGCTTATACTCTCACAGGGATAGCACCCAGTGAGCTTGTGCTTATATCGAGCCCCAAGCTTCGAGCGCAGGAAACGGCAGCCCCCTTAGCCGATTTGCGCAGCGCACCTGTAATGATCGATGCCAACTTTCAGGAGGTTCCTAGCGTTACCGATTTAGCTAATCGACAAGAATGGTTAAAGAGTTTAATGCGAAGTCGCTGGAGCGAAGTTAAAGAGCCCGTCGTTAACACCTGGCGCGATAACATTATCGAGGGAGTTCATCGTTTGGGCCATCATTCGGTGATCTTTACTCACTTCATGGTACTGAACGTCATTATCGGCCATGTACGTCAAGACGATCGGGTGCTGCAATTTTGGCCGGATAACGCCTCTATAACACGTTGTCGGCTAAATAACGGAACACTGGAATTGGTGGAGTTGGGTGCCGAGCTCGACACCCAGGTGAACTAA
- a CDS encoding acyl-CoA thioesterase — protein MDIDKLIDYLNVEQIDKYVFVGQSPAKPSRIFGGQVLAQCLNAAGRTVDEDRPAHSLHAYFLRPGNPNKQILFEVDPIRDGGSFTTRRIIAKQDGIPIFNMSASFHKMEEGFEHQMPMPPAPEPETVETDEEYWEKHAERLSNVLRPPNHFPVERRNVHRRDYLNPQPMDPHQQFWFRVQKELPDDHRLHQVLLAYISDYGLLGTAMYPHPVSPAQDDVQAASLDHGLWFHRPFRVDDFVLADQDSPSAFGNRGFSRGSFYNRDGVLIASSVQESLARVRPKKA, from the coding sequence ATGGACATCGATAAACTTATTGATTATCTGAACGTAGAGCAGATAGACAAATATGTATTTGTTGGGCAAAGCCCTGCCAAACCCTCTCGTATCTTTGGTGGCCAAGTGCTGGCTCAGTGCCTAAACGCGGCCGGACGCACCGTCGACGAAGACCGCCCAGCACACTCCTTGCACGCGTATTTTTTGCGTCCGGGCAATCCCAACAAACAAATATTGTTTGAGGTTGATCCGATTCGAGATGGCGGCAGTTTCACCACCCGACGAATTATTGCCAAGCAAGACGGCATTCCTATTTTTAACATGTCGGCGTCATTTCATAAAATGGAAGAAGGCTTTGAACACCAAATGCCAATGCCGCCAGCGCCAGAGCCCGAGACAGTAGAAACGGACGAGGAATATTGGGAGAAACACGCTGAACGTCTGTCAAACGTTTTACGTCCACCAAACCACTTCCCAGTAGAGCGGCGCAACGTTCATCGACGCGACTACCTGAACCCTCAGCCGATGGATCCCCATCAACAGTTTTGGTTTCGAGTACAAAAAGAATTACCTGATGACCATCGTTTACACCAGGTACTGCTGGCGTACATCTCTGATTACGGATTGTTAGGTACCGCCATGTATCCGCATCCTGTATCACCGGCGCAGGATGATGTACAAGCAGCTAGCTTAGACCATGGTCTTTGGTTCCATCGCCCGTTTAGAGTAGATGACTTTGTACTGGCGGATCAGGACAGCCCTAGCGCTTTTGGGAATAGAGGGTTCAGTCGGGGCAGCTTCTACAATAGAGATGGCGTCTTAATCGCCTCTTCGGTGCAAGAAAGTCTAGCCCGTGTGCGCCCTAAGAAAGCTTAG
- a CDS encoding TetR/AcrR family transcriptional regulator — protein MSEAAKLFNSKGARATTLADVAATLGLTKTSLYYYVKTKEDLIYQCYKATLEGVLNTLSEIEQTQSSASDRIRAYINAHFDAIRLAKEGRGHHVAALLEIASLKEKRRTEIEAGYIAMFKKLRAFIQQGIDAGEFRQVRTTTSTRALIGALDWSFYWLEPVPNDEIPALAEAAASIILSGVAAAPYTYEQMPEQKLQSPPVQPGFDRDAQNRLKQEAFFKAGTRFFNRKGFSGTSLDEIAEFLNVSKGAFYYHINSKDELLYRCYDYSLDQIEAAYAPIVERDDQGLNKVVSTCHQLFGLQLSEAGPLVRYNTITALAEEHRKPILRRTNNTNRMMRHFLEQGIEDRTIRPINTLVAENLITGALNAAMELRAWRPIDNIHDTAIEYFDTLINGLLNPQEN, from the coding sequence TTGTCCGAAGCCGCAAAGCTATTCAACTCAAAAGGCGCCCGTGCCACCACGTTAGCTGATGTGGCCGCGACTCTGGGCTTAACAAAGACCAGTCTTTACTACTACGTAAAAACCAAAGAAGATCTGATCTATCAGTGTTATAAGGCCACGCTCGAGGGTGTGCTGAACACCTTATCTGAAATAGAACAAACTCAAAGCAGCGCCAGCGACCGTATCCGTGCATACATCAACGCCCATTTCGATGCAATTCGCTTGGCTAAAGAGGGCCGCGGACATCACGTAGCTGCCTTGCTAGAAATCGCCAGTTTAAAAGAGAAGCGAAGAACGGAAATAGAGGCCGGCTATATTGCCATGTTCAAAAAACTCAGGGCGTTTATTCAGCAAGGCATCGATGCTGGCGAGTTCAGACAGGTTCGGACGACCACTTCGACTAGAGCCTTGATTGGCGCACTCGATTGGAGTTTTTATTGGCTCGAGCCCGTCCCCAACGATGAGATTCCAGCCTTAGCTGAGGCAGCAGCATCGATCATTTTGTCAGGCGTAGCCGCTGCCCCCTACACTTACGAACAAATGCCGGAACAAAAACTGCAGTCGCCTCCGGTTCAACCAGGTTTTGACCGAGATGCTCAAAACCGCTTAAAGCAAGAAGCTTTCTTTAAAGCGGGTACGCGGTTCTTCAACCGTAAAGGATTTAGCGGTACCTCACTTGATGAGATCGCTGAGTTTTTAAATGTATCTAAAGGTGCGTTTTACTACCACATCAACTCAAAAGATGAATTACTGTATCGCTGCTATGACTACTCGTTAGATCAAATCGAAGCTGCGTATGCCCCCATCGTCGAACGTGATGATCAGGGTTTAAACAAGGTCGTCAGCACCTGCCATCAATTGTTTGGTCTACAGCTCTCTGAGGCCGGTCCACTTGTACGCTACAACACGATTACCGCGCTGGCAGAAGAGCACCGCAAGCCTATTCTAAGAAGAACAAATAATACCAACCGCATGATGCGCCATTTTTTGGAGCAAGGTATCGAAGATCGCACGATACGCCCTATTAATACTCTGGTCGCCGAGAACTTAATCACCGGAGCGCTTAACGCTGCAATGGAATTAAGAGCATGGCGCCCAATCGACAACATTCACGACACTGCCATTGAGTACTTCGACACTTTAATCAATGGTTTGTTAAACCCCCAGGAAAATTAA
- a CDS encoding enoyl-CoA hydratase-related protein — MTDTIQFNVRGSVAEITLNNPAKHNSLGKTELDALAICLKAVANDAGFRVLVIKGAGDKTFCGGASLVDLRSGAITGDDFQAVTDLISSLKIPTVAALNGSVFGGGAELALSCDFRIGCAGMILRVPPATMGLCYPISGICTFVRKLGPTLSKRLLLAAEKLEDGELLSLGFLDHLVLPAEFELTVDRYADQLAANAPLSVQGMKQIVDQIMNGELDHKWAQAIADQCWNSADLQEGLAAQKDKRTPVFNGA; from the coding sequence ATGACCGACACCATTCAATTTAATGTTCGAGGCAGCGTTGCGGAAATTACGCTAAATAATCCTGCAAAACACAACAGTCTCGGCAAGACAGAGCTCGATGCTCTTGCAATCTGTCTTAAGGCGGTAGCAAACGACGCTGGGTTCAGAGTGCTGGTGATCAAGGGCGCTGGAGACAAGACCTTTTGCGGCGGCGCCTCTTTAGTAGATTTGCGCAGCGGAGCGATTACCGGTGACGATTTTCAGGCGGTTACAGATCTTATTTCCTCTTTAAAGATTCCAACCGTAGCGGCACTCAATGGCAGTGTATTCGGTGGAGGGGCAGAACTCGCCTTGAGCTGCGATTTTAGAATCGGTTGTGCGGGTATGATTTTGCGCGTGCCACCGGCGACGATGGGGTTGTGCTACCCGATTTCAGGAATTTGTACCTTCGTACGCAAATTAGGACCGACCTTGAGTAAGCGTTTGCTGCTGGCTGCCGAGAAGTTGGAAGATGGTGAGTTGTTATCGCTTGGCTTTTTAGACCACTTGGTTTTACCCGCCGAGTTCGAGCTTACGGTGGACCGCTATGCCGATCAGTTGGCCGCGAATGCACCCTTGTCGGTGCAGGGCATGAAGCAAATCGTCGATCAAATCATGAACGGCGAGCTAGATCATAAGTGGGCGCAGGCAATCGCTGATCAATGCTGGAACTCGGCGGATCTGCAAGAAGGCCTGGCCGCTCAAAAAGACAAGCGTACGCCGGTGTTTAACGGCGCT